In Thermococcus stetteri, the following proteins share a genomic window:
- a CDS encoding archease: MRKWEHYEHTADIGVRGYGTTLEEAFEAVALGLFDVMVDVGKVEPKECREVEVEEEDLEALLYSFLEELLVLHDMEGLVFGDVKVQIEQTENGYRLSAKACGEPLDPEKHEPKEEVKAITYHDMKIEKLSDGRWMAQFVPDL; encoded by the coding sequence GTGCGGAAGTGGGAGCACTACGAGCACACCGCCGATATAGGCGTTCGCGGTTACGGCACAACACTAGAGGAAGCTTTTGAGGCCGTCGCCCTCGGCCTTTTCGACGTCATGGTGGACGTTGGGAAGGTGGAGCCTAAGGAGTGCAGGGAAGTCGAGGTCGAGGAGGAAGACCTTGAGGCGCTCCTCTACAGCTTCCTTGAGGAGCTTTTAGTCCTCCACGACATGGAGGGCCTCGTCTTCGGCGACGTTAAGGTTCAGATAGAGCAGACAGAGAACGGCTACAGACTCTCGGCCAAGGCCTGTGGTGAGCCGCTAGACCCTGAAAAACACGAGCCAAAGGAAGAGGTCAAGGCGATAACGTACCACGATATGAAGATTGAAAAGCTCTCAGACGGGAGATGGATGGCCCAGTTCGTTCCAGACCTGTGA
- a CDS encoding methyltransferase RsmF C-terminal domain-like protein: MAVNDVRANPREEIGKTSDAELVKRLLIENYGYAPDLIYLIRGNHQKVYARKPCPLDVGRNDGWLYFGRIESDGIRLTIEGSFLVGPKATKNIIELDDERARRYLAGESVEVDENLYGWFILKWRSYYLGSAKAKDGRLLNYIPKERRLRVE; the protein is encoded by the coding sequence ATGGCGGTGAATGATGTAAGGGCAAACCCAAGAGAAGAAATCGGGAAGACGAGCGACGCGGAGCTCGTCAAGAGGCTCCTCATTGAAAACTACGGCTACGCTCCAGACCTGATATACCTCATCAGGGGCAATCATCAGAAGGTCTACGCAAGGAAGCCCTGTCCGCTCGATGTCGGAAGGAACGACGGCTGGCTCTACTTTGGGAGGATAGAGAGCGACGGGATAAGGCTGACCATCGAGGGGAGCTTTCTTGTCGGGCCAAAGGCGACTAAGAACATCATAGAACTGGACGATGAGAGGGCGAGAAGATACTTGGCTGGAGAGAGCGTTGAGGTCGATGAGAACCTCTACGGCTGGTTCATCTTAAAGTGGCGCTCCTACTACCTCGGCTCGGCGAAGGCGAAGGACGGAAGGCTCCTCAACTACATTCCTAAAGAAAGGCGGCTTAGGGTGGAGTAA
- the moaC gene encoding cyclic pyranopterin monophosphate synthase MoaC — protein MRDLTHVDEKGVKMVEVGHKDVVFRKAVAKGRIRLKPETIELIKAGKTKKGNVIATAQIAGILAVKKTPELIPLCHPIPLTGVDITFEFGEDYIEATCEVRAYYKTGVEMEALTGVSVALLTIWDMVKAVEKDERGQYPFTRIEDIRVVEKVKETTG, from the coding sequence ATGAGGGATTTAACCCACGTTGACGAAAAGGGCGTTAAGATGGTGGAAGTTGGCCATAAGGACGTCGTTTTCAGAAAGGCCGTTGCTAAGGGCAGGATAAGGCTGAAACCTGAGACAATCGAGCTTATCAAAGCCGGGAAGACAAAGAAGGGCAACGTTATAGCAACGGCCCAGATAGCGGGTATCCTGGCCGTGAAAAAGACCCCCGAGCTGATTCCGCTCTGCCACCCGATACCGCTGACTGGCGTGGACATAACCTTTGAGTTTGGGGAGGACTACATCGAGGCCACCTGCGAGGTCAGGGCCTACTACAAGACTGGCGTCGAGATGGAGGCCCTCACGGGTGTTAGCGTCGCCCTGCTTACGATATGGGACATGGTGAAGGCCGTCGAGAAGGATGAGAGAGGACAGTACCCCTTCACAAGGATAGAGGACATACGGGTCGTGGAGAAGGTGAAGGAAACAACTGGTTGA
- a CDS encoding ABC transporter ATP-binding protein, translated as MPSQAIVVENLMKSYGDFKAVDGLTFDVKEGEVFGFLGPNGAGKTTTILSMLGIIIPDGGRIEILGMDMSREPIRIKERIGYLPENATIYGELTAWKNLEFFANFYRMSTSEKEKRITELLKRVGLWDVRYRKAKTFSKGMKQRLLLAQTLINDPDLLILDEPTSGLDPEGAHLVKEVIREAKDKGKTVFFSSHILSEVEELSDRVGIIVRGRLKAVGPIGEIKRQFMELEGYEIKVETKEPIPEVQHELITRVERLAPNRIIIFARSDIREWLSKYLTSRGVTILSLEVEEPSLEDVFMRTIYGRDEE; from the coding sequence ATGCCCTCGCAGGCCATAGTGGTTGAGAACCTCATGAAATCATACGGGGACTTCAAAGCCGTGGATGGACTCACCTTTGACGTCAAAGAGGGGGAAGTTTTTGGTTTTCTGGGTCCGAATGGCGCAGGAAAGACCACGACAATTCTCAGCATGCTCGGCATCATAATCCCGGACGGGGGAAGGATAGAGATACTCGGGATGGACATGTCGAGAGAGCCGATAAGAATCAAAGAGCGCATAGGCTACCTCCCCGAAAACGCCACTATCTACGGTGAGCTTACCGCATGGAAGAATCTTGAGTTCTTCGCCAACTTCTACAGGATGAGCACTTCGGAGAAAGAAAAGAGGATAACAGAGCTCCTCAAGCGGGTCGGCCTCTGGGATGTCCGCTACCGAAAGGCCAAGACCTTCTCAAAGGGAATGAAGCAACGCCTCCTCCTGGCCCAGACCCTCATCAACGATCCGGACCTGTTGATACTCGACGAACCAACGAGCGGGCTTGATCCAGAAGGGGCGCATTTGGTCAAGGAGGTCATCCGGGAGGCGAAGGACAAAGGAAAGACGGTATTCTTCTCGAGCCATATTCTCAGTGAAGTGGAGGAGCTGAGCGACCGCGTCGGCATAATCGTCCGCGGAAGGCTCAAGGCCGTTGGGCCAATAGGGGAGATAAAGCGCCAGTTCATGGAACTTGAGGGCTACGAGATAAAGGTCGAGACAAAGGAGCCGATACCGGAGGTTCAGCATGAGCTTATTACCCGTGTCGAGCGCCTTGCTCCGAACAGGATCATCATCTTCGCCCGCTCGGACATAAGGGAGTGGCTCTCCAAATACCTCACCTCAAGGGGGGTCACCATTCTCAGCCTCGAGGTCGAGGAGCCCAGCCTCGAGGACGTTTTCATGAGGACTATCTACGGGAGGGATGAGGAATGA
- a CDS encoding COG1470 family protein → MRKALLLLLSALLLLPLVSAQPYVTVFEGRLAPGQMITVGDYSVTIVTSAVGNPYLMLKKGSEILELKPFEFGGKVERDGIRVVMGSYTPQGGFLVISVKPKLVASLKPKVGEKASFNGTTVEVTSVDAKTVGVSVNGVLRTLKANESTVVDLFALEYDGKEIRVYVAEPASKTVNVDYTVFYPYKEVKTSGPVDLPITVTSSSNVELNLKLGILSLPSGWKASFLYGGVEVREITVPPRGTVGLTLHIEPSGSGVIEFTVGSVTGSLKVESTGVEASLPYLSVEAEAGTSVSVPVTFTGRGEVEFTPGNVSPVWDVYLTDGRYRLRSFEVDGSFTAELVVEIPRNATIGNHRVEFEVNGRSYALDVYVYKTYLGEPAKLTVVLTDESGNPLRGWVSVGGENVTVSPAGSATFELKPGEYTVLAGAEGSSPAKEDVKLSDGEEKTLTIKLKRAEYYFKATLERDALVIRAGSGESVAITVKNLGSRDDEYRVAVEGLPEGWNYILSQDPKGTVPIASIKVPSGKSGSTYLVILPPFNAESGDFNITVTVSGSGSKVELPLKVHVENQASLRVNVDNPTLSVRAGGSTATTIWLDAMGTVTNVKFTVQAPSGWDVEVVPSTIPRIGMEGKNGVYWSTGPTQAELRIRVPKSAPAGTYTITVTAAGDQAKAETVVTVRVTQGSGGTWIGVLLLVAAFGVVIWLMRRVGRR, encoded by the coding sequence ATGAGGAAAGCCCTTCTCCTTTTGCTGTCCGCGTTACTCCTTCTGCCCCTGGTCAGCGCTCAACCCTACGTAACGGTCTTTGAAGGCCGTCTGGCTCCGGGACAGATGATAACCGTTGGAGATTACAGTGTCACGATAGTCACGTCCGCCGTTGGAAACCCATACCTTATGCTGAAGAAAGGGAGCGAGATACTGGAGCTCAAACCCTTCGAGTTCGGAGGCAAGGTGGAGCGCGATGGCATCAGGGTAGTTATGGGGAGCTACACTCCACAGGGCGGTTTCCTCGTGATCTCCGTCAAGCCGAAGTTAGTTGCCTCCCTCAAACCCAAGGTGGGGGAGAAAGCCTCGTTCAACGGCACAACGGTTGAAGTTACTTCAGTTGATGCCAAAACGGTCGGGGTCTCCGTAAACGGAGTCCTCAGAACACTCAAAGCTAACGAGAGCACAGTGGTTGACCTATTTGCCCTCGAATACGATGGAAAGGAAATCAGAGTTTACGTTGCCGAACCCGCCTCCAAGACGGTAAACGTGGATTACACGGTCTTCTATCCATACAAAGAGGTTAAGACATCCGGCCCAGTTGACCTGCCGATCACAGTAACCAGCTCCAGCAACGTCGAGCTTAACCTGAAGCTTGGAATCCTCTCCCTACCCTCTGGCTGGAAGGCGAGCTTCCTCTACGGCGGCGTTGAGGTTAGGGAAATAACGGTTCCACCCAGGGGGACGGTCGGCTTAACCCTCCACATTGAGCCGAGTGGGAGCGGTGTAATAGAGTTCACCGTTGGAAGCGTTACAGGTAGCCTTAAGGTCGAGAGCACTGGGGTAGAGGCATCCCTCCCGTACCTAAGCGTGGAAGCCGAGGCGGGGACAAGCGTGAGTGTGCCGGTTACCTTCACTGGAAGGGGTGAGGTAGAGTTCACACCTGGAAACGTCTCTCCGGTGTGGGACGTGTATTTAACGGACGGAAGGTACAGGCTGAGGAGCTTCGAGGTTGACGGAAGCTTCACTGCGGAGCTGGTGGTTGAGATACCGAGAAACGCGACCATCGGGAACCACAGGGTTGAGTTCGAGGTTAACGGCCGGAGCTACGCTCTGGACGTCTATGTGTATAAGACCTACCTTGGCGAGCCTGCGAAGCTCACCGTAGTCCTCACGGACGAGAGCGGCAACCCGCTCAGGGGGTGGGTCTCCGTCGGCGGCGAGAACGTCACCGTGTCTCCAGCTGGGTCAGCGACTTTCGAGCTCAAGCCCGGGGAGTACACCGTGCTTGCCGGTGCAGAGGGCTCTTCCCCAGCTAAGGAAGATGTCAAGCTCTCCGATGGGGAGGAGAAAACACTAACCATAAAGCTCAAGCGTGCAGAATACTACTTCAAGGCCACCCTTGAGAGGGATGCCCTGGTCATAAGGGCCGGAAGCGGAGAGAGCGTCGCAATAACCGTTAAGAATCTTGGCTCCAGGGACGACGAATACAGGGTCGCCGTTGAAGGTCTTCCCGAGGGCTGGAACTACATCCTCAGCCAAGACCCCAAAGGCACAGTCCCGATCGCGAGCATAAAAGTCCCAAGCGGGAAAAGCGGGAGCACCTATCTGGTCATTCTCCCGCCCTTCAACGCCGAGTCTGGAGACTTCAACATCACCGTGACCGTTTCAGGCTCTGGATCGAAGGTTGAGCTCCCCCTAAAGGTACATGTTGAGAACCAGGCATCCCTCCGGGTAAACGTGGACAACCCAACCCTGAGTGTCAGGGCGGGCGGAAGCACCGCAACAACTATCTGGCTAGATGCGATGGGAACCGTCACCAACGTTAAGTTCACAGTCCAAGCCCCCAGCGGCTGGGACGTTGAAGTCGTTCCATCAACAATTCCCCGCATTGGAATGGAAGGCAAAAACGGTGTTTACTGGTCCACTGGGCCAACCCAGGCAGAGCTCAGAATCCGCGTTCCAAAATCTGCACCCGCTGGTACGTACACCATCACCGTGACCGCCGCGGGCGATCAGGCGAAAGCGGAGACTGTGGTAACCGTTAGGGTTACGCAGGGCTCAGGGGGCACGTGGATCGGGGTCCTCCTCCTGGTGGCTGCATTCGGCGTGGTGATATGGCTCATGAGGAGGGTCGGCAGGAGATGA
- a CDS encoding ABC transporter permease: protein MAHEEGRQEMNPVWNIALKELYVSVKSRRFIVIVALYFIIFGLAVYAIKDYLVQMGVPSVDSNELSLWGVSAEIYTTPLAMLFTVNMMIITVLGAVLGAALGADAINREVENGTIRVLLGHPVYRDEVINGKFLGMGSLITATYLVSYVVMVAVMLLLGIPLDGESLLRGFLAILITVLYTLVFLSLGILLSTLSKKPETSMLAGVGLAIFLTVFYGIVVSIVAPKLTGPEPPLGTSAYQIWAEDLHVWMNRLHSINPAHHYVQLVSYIFAGDEFFNYYLPLGDSFTYGFNSLAALLVMLLLPFALAYARFLTSDLN from the coding sequence ATGGCTCATGAGGAGGGTCGGCAGGAGATGAATCCGGTCTGGAACATAGCCCTTAAGGAGCTCTACGTCTCGGTGAAGAGCAGGAGGTTCATCGTAATCGTTGCTCTCTACTTTATCATTTTCGGACTGGCCGTCTACGCCATCAAGGACTATCTCGTGCAGATGGGTGTTCCAAGCGTTGACTCCAATGAGCTCAGCCTCTGGGGAGTGAGTGCCGAAATTTACACAACTCCTCTCGCGATGCTCTTCACTGTCAACATGATGATAATAACCGTTCTTGGGGCCGTTCTAGGTGCGGCCCTTGGAGCGGACGCCATAAACCGGGAGGTCGAGAACGGCACAATACGGGTACTGCTCGGACACCCGGTTTACCGTGACGAAGTCATAAATGGCAAGTTCCTCGGCATGGGCTCTCTGATCACGGCAACTTATCTCGTCTCCTACGTCGTCATGGTCGCCGTCATGCTCCTCCTTGGAATCCCCCTCGACGGTGAATCACTCCTCAGGGGTTTTCTAGCGATCCTCATCACAGTGCTCTACACGCTCGTCTTCCTGTCCCTCGGAATCCTTCTCTCAACGCTCTCAAAGAAGCCGGAAACCTCAATGCTCGCCGGAGTTGGGCTCGCAATATTCCTGACGGTGTTCTATGGCATAGTGGTAAGCATAGTGGCACCAAAGCTTACCGGTCCCGAACCACCTCTGGGCACGAGTGCATACCAGATATGGGCGGAAGATCTCCACGTCTGGATGAACAGACTCCACTCCATAAACCCCGCTCACCACTACGTTCAGCTCGTCAGCTACATCTTCGCTGGCGACGAGTTCTTCAACTACTACCTCCCGCTGGGCGACTCCTTCACCTACGGCTTCAACAGCCTCGCCGCTCTGCTTGTAATGCTGCTCCTGCCGTTTGCCTTAGCCTACGCCAGGTTCCTTACAAGTGACCTAAACTGA
- a CDS encoding AMP phosphorylase: MKAEIRILDMLSGRYTVLINEEDAKEAKLHPDDLVKLETGKKAVFGSVALSNLVGKGEVGISRDILDLHNLSEGEVVNVIPAGTPESVRYIKKKMHGEKLRKVEIEAIVRDIVDRKLRDIEISSFVTSLEINGLDMDEIAALTIAMAETGDMLDIDRKPIMDVHSIGGVPGNKTNILVVPIVAAAGLTIPKTSSRAITSAAGTADVVEVFANVSFSLDEIKRIVEKVGACLVWGGALNLAPADDITIKSERALSIDPTGLMLASIMSKKYAMGSQYVLIDIPTGKGIKVETVEEARSLARDFIELGKRLGQYVEVAITYGGQPIGHTVGPALEAREALSALMTGKGPGSLIEKATGLAGILLEMGGVAPAGTGKKLAREILESGKAWEKMKEIIEAQGGDPNIKPEEIPIGDKTYTFTAATSGYVTAIDNRAITAIARTAGAPEDKGAGIELYVKVGEKVKEGDPLFTIHAEHEARLDQAIVLARRTEPIRIEGMVLQRIGNI, translated from the coding sequence GTGAAAGCTGAGATCCGCATACTTGATATGCTCAGCGGGAGATATACGGTTCTAATAAACGAGGAGGATGCCAAAGAAGCCAAGCTTCACCCAGACGACCTCGTCAAGCTGGAAACCGGAAAGAAAGCAGTCTTTGGAAGCGTTGCCCTCAGCAACCTCGTGGGAAAGGGGGAGGTTGGTATAAGCAGGGACATACTCGACCTACACAACCTCTCCGAAGGTGAAGTCGTAAACGTCATTCCAGCGGGAACCCCCGAGAGCGTCCGCTACATCAAGAAGAAGATGCATGGCGAGAAGCTGAGAAAGGTCGAGATAGAGGCAATAGTCCGGGACATCGTTGACAGGAAGCTCAGGGACATCGAAATAAGTTCTTTCGTCACCTCTCTTGAGATAAACGGCCTCGATATGGACGAGATAGCGGCATTAACAATAGCTATGGCAGAAACTGGTGACATGCTCGACATAGACAGAAAGCCCATAATGGACGTCCACAGCATAGGTGGCGTCCCCGGAAACAAGACCAACATCCTCGTTGTCCCAATAGTTGCCGCCGCTGGGCTCACAATTCCAAAGACGAGCTCCAGGGCAATAACCAGTGCCGCTGGAACCGCCGACGTTGTGGAGGTCTTCGCAAACGTCAGCTTCTCCCTCGATGAGATAAAGCGTATCGTTGAGAAGGTGGGAGCCTGTCTGGTCTGGGGCGGTGCACTCAACCTCGCACCCGCTGACGACATAACGATCAAATCCGAGCGCGCCCTCAGCATCGACCCCACAGGGTTAATGCTCGCCAGCATAATGTCGAAGAAGTACGCAATGGGCAGCCAGTACGTTCTGATTGACATCCCAACCGGAAAGGGCATCAAAGTGGAGACCGTAGAGGAAGCGAGGAGCCTCGCAAGGGACTTCATAGAGCTCGGAAAGAGGCTCGGCCAGTACGTCGAGGTTGCGATAACCTACGGCGGCCAGCCGATAGGCCACACCGTCGGCCCTGCCCTTGAAGCAAGGGAGGCCCTCTCAGCCCTGATGACGGGGAAGGGCCCGGGAAGCCTTATAGAGAAGGCCACAGGGCTGGCGGGAATACTCCTGGAAATGGGCGGAGTCGCGCCAGCTGGGACAGGAAAGAAGCTGGCAAGGGAGATCCTAGAGAGCGGCAAGGCCTGGGAAAAGATGAAGGAGATTATCGAGGCCCAGGGCGGCGACCCGAACATCAAGCCTGAGGAGATACCAATCGGCGACAAGACCTACACCTTCACCGCCGCCACGAGCGGTTACGTTACCGCTATAGACAACAGGGCGATAACCGCCATAGCGAGGACCGCAGGAGCCCCAGAGGACAAGGGAGCCGGAATAGAGCTCTACGTCAAGGTCGGAGAGAAGGTCAAGGAAGGAGACCCGCTCTTCACGATACACGCCGAGCACGAGGCAAGGCTCGACCAGGCCATAGTTCTCGCCAGGAGAACCGAGCCGATAAGAATAGAAGGAATGGTCCTCCAGCGAATCGGCAACATCTGA
- a CDS encoding tRNA (cytosine(49)-C(5))-methyltransferase, whose translation MSARDIVKEANPKFYERYSKLEDSDEFWEFLIRPLRQSIRVNTLKAPLEVIVERLKEEFELEPIPWVREGFFINVDNLAKVPEHGLGLIFGQEASSMIPPVVLDPKPGELVLDMAAAPGSKTGQIAQYMENEGCIIANDPNRDRANVLIANLNRMGVLIARVTTRDGASFARFENTFDRVLLDAPCSSVGMIRKSWRFLREWREKAVVKYMNIQKRLILAGYRALKPGGVMVYSTCTIDPLENEEVVDYLLRKTDARLERIDLPVNTSEPVLEWEGKEYSEELKKALRIHPNDNDTEAFFIAKIVKPGDGGE comes from the coding sequence ATGAGTGCAAGGGACATCGTTAAGGAGGCTAATCCTAAGTTTTACGAGCGCTATTCGAAGCTCGAGGACAGCGACGAGTTCTGGGAGTTCCTGATAAGGCCGCTCAGACAGAGCATCAGGGTGAATACCCTAAAGGCACCGCTCGAAGTTATCGTTGAGAGGCTCAAAGAGGAATTCGAACTTGAGCCTATTCCCTGGGTCAGGGAGGGCTTCTTCATAAACGTGGACAACCTCGCGAAGGTTCCTGAACACGGCCTCGGCCTCATCTTCGGCCAGGAGGCCAGCTCGATGATACCGCCCGTCGTGCTTGACCCGAAGCCGGGGGAGCTGGTTTTGGACATGGCCGCCGCTCCGGGCTCAAAAACAGGGCAGATTGCCCAATACATGGAGAACGAGGGTTGCATAATAGCAAACGATCCCAACAGGGACAGGGCGAACGTTCTCATCGCTAATCTCAACAGAATGGGAGTTCTCATAGCAAGGGTAACGACGAGGGACGGGGCGAGCTTTGCCCGTTTCGAGAACACCTTTGACAGGGTTCTCCTCGATGCGCCCTGCTCCTCAGTTGGAATGATAAGGAAGAGCTGGCGCTTCCTTAGGGAGTGGCGCGAAAAAGCCGTGGTCAAGTACATGAACATTCAGAAGAGGCTCATCTTAGCCGGCTACAGGGCATTAAAGCCGGGCGGGGTCATGGTGTACTCGACCTGCACGATAGATCCGCTTGAAAACGAGGAGGTCGTTGATTATCTTCTCAGGAAGACGGACGCGAGGCTTGAGAGGATAGACCTGCCGGTGAATACCAGCGAGCCTGTGCTCGAGTGGGAGGGGAAGGAGTACTCGGAGGAGCTGAAAAAGGCCCTTAGAATCCACCCGAACGACAACGACACCGAGGCGTTCTTCATAGCGAAGATAGTCAAGCCGGGTGATGGCGGTGAATGA
- a CDS encoding intein-containing RctB family protein, with product MVPLKRIDKIRWEIPKFDKRMRVPGRVYADDQLIEKMKQDRTLEQAANVAMLPGIYKYSIVMPDGHQGYGFPIGGVAAFDAKEGVISPGGVGYDINCLAPGSKVLTEHGYWIKVEELPEKFKLQGVKVYNLDEGHNDTSRVAFVAEREVEGNELAVRITTESGRVIEGSEDHPVLTPQGYVYMGDVKEGELVIVYPFEGVEYEERKGIVLNEDAFKDEDLQVLNFLRERNLIPLRWDDPRVGTIARILGFAFGDGHLGEMSGRLTLAFYGKEETLRELKKDLERLGISANLYVRERGYSIETTSGHYEGRSISAELRVTSRSFALFLEKLGMPRGKKTEITYHVPGWIMEAPLWVKRNFLAGLFAADGSIVEFKGNTPLPINLTQSKDESLSENLAEFLGDVAKLLEEFGIKTTLYEVKSRKGVTYRLSIVGEESVKAFVERINYEYDLEKKAKGLIAAAYLKLKERVREERRMAIEKAREIYERTGSVKKAYEAVKDVVNRRFVERSIYEGYREPRVLKDFPTFEEFAKERGYEGGFVAERVAKVEKVRPSYDKFYDIGVYHEAHNFIANGVVVHNCGVRLIRTNLTEKEVRPRIKELVDTLFRNVPSGLGSKGRVRLHWTQLDDVLAEGAEWAVENGYGWKEDLEYLEEGGRMEGADPDAVSQKAKQRGAPQLGSLGSGNHFLEVQYVDKVYDEEIAKAYGLFEGQVVVMVHTGSRGLGHQVASDYLRIMEKANRKYGIPWPDRELVSVPFQSEEGQRYFSAMKAAANFAWANRQMITHWVRESFEEVFKRKAEDMEMEIVYDVAHNIAKLEEHEVDGKKVKVVVHRKGATRAFPAGHPDVPRAYRDVGQPVLIPGSMGTASYVLAGAEGSMKETFGSSCHGAGRLLSRKAATRQYRGDRLRNELLQKGIYVRAASLRVVAEEAPGAYKSVDNVVQVVHEAGIANLVARMRPMGVAKG from the coding sequence ATGGTGCCGCTGAAGAGGATAGACAAGATACGCTGGGAGATACCGAAGTTCGACAAGAGGATGCGCGTTCCAGGAAGAGTCTACGCTGACGACCAGCTCATCGAGAAGATGAAACAGGATAGAACGCTTGAGCAGGCCGCCAACGTCGCCATGCTCCCGGGTATCTACAAGTACTCCATAGTAATGCCGGACGGACACCAGGGCTACGGCTTCCCAATCGGTGGAGTGGCCGCCTTTGACGCAAAGGAGGGCGTAATAAGCCCCGGAGGGGTCGGCTACGACATCAATTGCCTTGCTCCAGGCTCAAAAGTCCTGACGGAGCACGGATACTGGATTAAAGTTGAAGAGCTGCCCGAGAAGTTCAAGCTCCAGGGTGTGAAGGTCTACAACCTCGACGAGGGTCACAACGACACCTCAAGGGTTGCCTTCGTTGCCGAGAGGGAAGTCGAGGGGAACGAACTCGCCGTGAGGATAACGACGGAGAGCGGTAGGGTAATAGAGGGCAGCGAGGACCACCCGGTTCTAACGCCCCAGGGATACGTCTACATGGGGGACGTAAAGGAAGGCGAGCTGGTAATAGTTTACCCCTTCGAGGGTGTAGAATACGAGGAAAGAAAGGGCATCGTCCTCAACGAGGATGCGTTCAAGGACGAGGACCTCCAGGTGCTGAACTTCCTCCGCGAGAGAAACCTGATCCCGCTCCGCTGGGATGACCCCAGGGTGGGAACGATAGCTAGGATACTGGGCTTTGCCTTCGGCGATGGCCACCTCGGCGAAATGTCCGGCAGACTTACACTGGCCTTCTACGGGAAGGAAGAAACCCTTAGGGAGCTCAAGAAGGACCTTGAGAGGCTCGGAATAAGTGCGAACCTCTACGTCCGCGAGAGGGGTTACAGCATCGAAACAACCAGCGGGCACTACGAGGGTAGGAGCATCTCCGCGGAGCTAAGGGTTACATCGAGGAGCTTCGCACTCTTCCTAGAGAAACTCGGCATGCCGAGGGGCAAGAAGACAGAGATAACCTACCACGTTCCCGGGTGGATAATGGAAGCCCCCCTCTGGGTCAAGAGGAACTTCCTGGCCGGACTCTTCGCGGCGGACGGAAGCATAGTCGAGTTCAAGGGCAACACACCGCTCCCAATAAACCTCACCCAGTCGAAGGATGAAAGCCTCTCCGAAAACCTTGCCGAGTTCCTCGGCGACGTTGCAAAGCTACTGGAGGAGTTCGGCATAAAGACAACCCTTTACGAGGTCAAGTCAAGGAAGGGCGTGACCTACAGGCTCTCGATAGTGGGCGAGGAGAGCGTTAAGGCCTTCGTGGAGAGGATAAATTACGAGTACGACCTCGAAAAGAAGGCCAAGGGTCTCATCGCGGCCGCCTATCTCAAGCTCAAGGAGCGCGTTAGAGAAGAGCGCAGAATGGCCATTGAAAAAGCAAGGGAAATCTACGAGAGAACCGGGAGCGTAAAGAAGGCCTACGAAGCCGTCAAGGACGTTGTAAACAGGCGCTTCGTTGAGAGGAGCATCTACGAGGGTTACAGAGAACCAAGGGTTCTGAAGGACTTCCCGACCTTCGAGGAGTTCGCGAAGGAGAGGGGCTACGAGGGCGGCTTTGTTGCGGAGAGGGTTGCAAAGGTCGAGAAGGTCAGGCCTTCATACGACAAATTCTACGACATCGGAGTCTATCACGAGGCCCACAACTTCATAGCCAACGGCGTTGTCGTCCACAACTGCGGCGTCCGCTTAATCAGGACCAACCTCACCGAGAAGGAAGTAAGACCTCGCATCAAGGAGCTCGTGGACACGCTCTTTAGGAACGTACCCTCTGGACTGGGAAGCAAGGGAAGGGTGAGACTCCACTGGACGCAGCTTGACGACGTCCTCGCCGAAGGTGCGGAGTGGGCGGTTGAGAACGGCTACGGCTGGAAGGAGGACCTAGAGTACCTCGAGGAAGGCGGAAGGATGGAAGGGGCAGACCCGGACGCCGTAAGCCAGAAGGCGAAGCAGAGGGGGGCTCCCCAGCTCGGATCACTCGGCTCGGGGAACCACTTCCTTGAGGTTCAGTACGTTGACAAGGTATATGACGAGGAGATAGCCAAGGCCTACGGCCTCTTTGAGGGACAGGTTGTCGTGATGGTTCACACCGGAAGCAGGGGGCTTGGCCACCAGGTCGCGAGCGACTACCTGAGGATAATGGAGAAGGCCAACAGGAAGTATGGAATCCCATGGCCGGACAGGGAGCTTGTTAGCGTTCCATTCCAGAGCGAGGAGGGGCAGAGGTACTTCAGCGCTATGAAGGCAGCGGCCAACTTCGCCTGGGCCAACAGGCAGATGATAACCCACTGGGTCAGGGAGAGCTTTGAAGAGGTCTTCAAGAGAAAGGCAGAAGACATGGAGATGGAGATCGTTTATGATGTAGCGCACAACATAGCGAAGCTTGAGGAGCACGAGGTTGATGGAAAGAAGGTTAAGGTCGTCGTCCACAGGAAGGGCGCAACGAGGGCTTTCCCAGCAGGACACCCCGATGTCCCGAGGGCATACAGGGATGTCGGCCAGCCTGTCCTCATCCCGGGCTCGATGGGTACGGCAAGCTACGTCTTAGCGGGTGCAGAAGGCTCGATGAAGGAGACCTTCGGAAGCTCCTGCCACGGTGCTGGGAGGCTTCTCAGCAGAAAGGCTGCAACGAGGCAGTACCGCGGAGACAGGCTCAGGAACGAGCTCCTCCAGAAGGGCATATACGTGAGGGCCGCTTCTCTCCGTGTCGTTGCAGAGGAAGCTCCCGGCGCATACAAGAGCGTAGACAACGTCGTCCAGGTCGTCCATGAGGCCGGAATAGCAAACCTCGTTGCCAGAATGAGGCCGATGGGAGTCGCCAAGGGATGA